Within the Solwaraspora sp. WMMA2056 genome, the region GCTTGAAGAACGTGTAGTAGGCGAAGTAGGACGGCACGTTCGTGGCGTTCTCCGGGCCACCACGGGTCAGCGCGTAGATCGGGCCGAACACCTTCATCGCGGCGATGGTGCAGGTGAGGCCGACCACGAAGGTCTCCGGGCGGATCTGCGCCAGGGTGATCGACCGGAACCGCTGCCACCAGCCGGCACCGTCGATCTCGGCCGCCTCGTACAGTTCCGGGTTGACCCGCTCCAGCGCCGCCATGAAGACGACCACCGGGTAGCCGAGCTGCACCCAGATCATCACGGCCATCACCACCGGCAGTGCGCTGTCCGGGTCGCCGAGCCAGTCGTGCCCCAACGCGCCGAGCCCGACCGCGTCGAGCAGCCCGTTGAGTGCCCCGTCGGGGCGCAGAATCCAGCCCCAGATGATGCCGGCCACCACGACCGGGAGCACCTGCGGCAGGTAGAAGGCGGCGCGCAGCGCGGCGGCGGTGCGGGGACGGAACCGGCGTCCGATGGTGTCGAAGAGCACCGCGGCGAGTACCAGCCCGATCAGGGTGGGCAGCACCACCATCGCGATGATCATCGCTACCGTGTTCTGGAACGAGGTCCAGAAGACGTCGTCGGTGAGCAGGTTCCGGTAGTTGGTCAGGCCGGTGAACCGGGGCTCACCCACGCCGGACCACCTGGTCAGCGAGAGGTAGCCGGTGTAGCCGAGTGGACCGCCGATGACGAGCAGGAACAGCAGCACGCCGGGCAGCAGGTAGAGCCAGTACACGGTCCCGCGTCCGCCGGGCCGGCGCGCGGACCGGCCGCCCCGGGTCGGATTGGTCGGGGTCGGGGGTGACTGGGCCGGGGGTGACGTGGCTGAGGGTGACGCCGTCGTCCGCCCGGCGGCGGTGACGGTCTCGGGAACTGCCATGGGGGTTCCTCCACGGCGGGACGGGCGCACGGTGACCGGATCGACCGGAGTACGCCGGGCGCGCGCCCGTCCCGACCGCCGCTCAGTCGCGCGTGATCTCCGCGACGCCGTCCTGATAGGGCTTGGCGATCGCGTCGAGGACCTCCTCGGGCGACCTGGACTGGTTGATCAGCCCCTGCAGGCCGGAGACCAGCACGTCGTAGTAGCCCGGCACCGGCCAGTCCGGGTAGAAGGCGAGGCCGTCCTGAGCGCTGATGGTGTTGAAGTTCTCGACCAGCTTGCGGTCCTTTTCGTCGCTGATCGTCGCCGGGTCACCGGCCACCGGCACCCCGCCGTTGTTGCCGATCAACGCCTGGATCTCCGGCCGCAGGGTGATGTCGATGAAGTCGTACGCCAGGGTCTTGGCCTTGCTGGACTCCGGGACGACCCAGATGTTGCCCGAGGAGCCGGGGTGCAGGGTGGTGCCGGGGAAGAGGAAGGTGTCCCAGTCGTAGCTGATCTCGCTCTTGAACCGGCCGAACCACCAGCTACCGGAGACGATCATCGGTACGTCGCCGGCGATGAACGCGGTGCCCATGTCCTCGGCCTTGAGGCTGGCCGAGTCGCTGGCGATGTAGCCCTTCTCGACCCACTCGGCGAAGGTCTGGGCGCCGTAGCGCAGCGGGTCGGCCTGAAAGTCGACCGGGTTCTCGTAGAGCTGGTAGTCGTCGACGAAGCCCCGGTCGGCGCGGGAGAGGGCGAGCAGGTAGAAGAGCTGCCCGGCCGGGTACTCGGCACCGGACATGCCCAGCGGGGTGATGCCCGCGTCGACGAAGGTGTCCATCGCGGCGGTCATCTCGGCCAGGGTGGTCGGGACGCTCACCCCGTGCTCGGCGAAGAGCTCCGTGTTGTAGTAGACCATCACGTACTCGCCGTAGTTGGGTACGCCGTACCAGGCGCCCGAACCCATCACCCCGTTGTCGTACCGGGCGGTGGTCTGCAGGCTGGGGCTGAGTGCGGTGTCCCAGCCGCGGGCGGTCGCCTCCTCGGTGAGGTCGGCGAGCAGCCCCTGCGAGGAGAGCAGGCCGGCGGTGGCGTTGCCCTTGTTGTACTCCATGATGTCCGGGCCCTCATCGGAGTTGATGATCATGCCCGCGTTCTGCTGGATCTGCTCGAACGCCTTGCGTTCGAAGCGCACCTCCACCCCGGGGTGCTCCTCCTCGAAGATCTCGATCGCCCGGTCCCAGCCGATGCCCATCGCGCTGTTCTCGCTCTCGTAGTGCCAGAGCTTGAGAACGTTCGCCTCGCCGTCGGCCGTGTCGTCGCCGCAGGCGGTCAGCCCGGTCGCCGTGAGCGCGGCCACCACGACCGCCGTGGCTACTCTGTGAAATCGTCGCATTGCTAATCTCCCTGATGAGTATCTAGCCGGTACTCCTCAAGCCCGTCGCCGCGTGCCAGCGCGGCGGCGGGCTACTTCGGTGTCGGGGGTCGGCGGGTCGCCGCCGGCCCCGTCGTCGCGCGCGGTGTCGCTTCGGGTACGCGGAGACCCGCTGGACCCTCGGATCTCCAACGTGCACGGCAGTAGTTGCTGGTGGACTTCGTCGCTGCCACCGTCGACGTGCCGCAGCAGCGTCTCGATGGCGATCCGGCCCAGTGCCGAGCCGGGTGAGTTCATGGCGGTCAACGCCGGCGTCGCCAGGTCGGCGACCTGGGGCGAGGTGACCATGGAGACGACCGAGACGTCGTCGGGCACGGTCCGGCCCCGGGCGGTCAGCTCGCCGAGCAGGCCGAAGACGGCACTCTCGTTCATGGCGAGAATCGCGGTCAGGTCGGGCGCCAGCCGCAGGGCGGTGGCCAGCGCGGCTCGGCCCCCGGCCGCGCTGTCCTCGGCGAAGGTCGTCAGCGGCGTCAGGCCGTGGTCGGCCATCGCGGCGGTGAACGCGTCGCGGGTCCGCAGCGCCGGGCCGTAGCCTGCGGCAACCGCGTCGGCGGAATGGTTGACGTAGACGATCCGGCGGTGGCCCAGGCCGACCAGGTAGCCGACCGCGTCCCGGACCGTCCGGTCGAAGTCGATATCGACGTACGACAAGCCGGTGGTGTCGGCGGTGCGGCCGATCAACACCTGCGGTACGCCGATCTCCCGCAGCACCTCCACCCGGGGATCGTGCAGCTGCACCTCCATCAGCAGCGCGCCGTCGAGCATCCGCTGGCTGGCGAGACGGCGCAGCTCATCGAGGTCGCCCGCGCCGATGGGCGAGAGCACCAGGTGGTAGCCGGCCGCGCCGGCTGCGGCCGCCGCACCGGTGACGAACGCCGTCTCGGTGGCGCCGAGCCCCCGCTCGTCCATCGGCATCAGCAGGCCGAGGATGCGGCTGCGCCGGCTGGCCAGCCCCCGGGCCATCGCGTTGGGCTGGTAGCCGAGCTGGGCCATGGCGGC harbors:
- a CDS encoding sugar ABC transporter permease is translated as MAVPETVTAAGRTTASPSATSPPAQSPPTPTNPTRGGRSARRPGGRGTVYWLYLLPGVLLFLLVIGGPLGYTGYLSLTRWSGVGEPRFTGLTNYRNLLTDDVFWTSFQNTVAMIIAMVVLPTLIGLVLAAVLFDTIGRRFRPRTAAALRAAFYLPQVLPVVVAGIIWGWILRPDGALNGLLDAVGLGALGHDWLGDPDSALPVVMAVMIWVQLGYPVVVFMAALERVNPELYEAAEIDGAGWWQRFRSITLAQIRPETFVVGLTCTIAAMKVFGPIYALTRGGPENATNVPSYFAYYTFFKRLEVGYGSAISMVLTLIIVLIAVGFLVAQHRAERRGGL
- a CDS encoding extracellular solute-binding protein; translation: MRRFHRVATAVVVAALTATGLTACGDDTADGEANVLKLWHYESENSAMGIGWDRAIEIFEEEHPGVEVRFERKAFEQIQQNAGMIINSDEGPDIMEYNKGNATAGLLSSQGLLADLTEEATARGWDTALSPSLQTTARYDNGVMGSGAWYGVPNYGEYVMVYYNTELFAEHGVSVPTTLAEMTAAMDTFVDAGITPLGMSGAEYPAGQLFYLLALSRADRGFVDDYQLYENPVDFQADPLRYGAQTFAEWVEKGYIASDSASLKAEDMGTAFIAGDVPMIVSGSWWFGRFKSEISYDWDTFLFPGTTLHPGSSGNIWVVPESSKAKTLAYDFIDITLRPEIQALIGNNGGVPVAGDPATISDEKDRKLVENFNTISAQDGLAFYPDWPVPGYYDVLVSGLQGLINQSRSPEEVLDAIAKPYQDGVAEITRD
- a CDS encoding LacI family DNA-binding transcriptional regulator gives rise to the protein MATMQDVARLAQVSASTVSYVLTGTRPISPATRDKVLAAMAQLGYQPNAMARGLASRRSRILGLLMPMDERGLGATETAFVTGAAAAAGAAGYHLVLSPIGAGDLDELRRLASQRMLDGALLMEVQLHDPRVEVLREIGVPQVLIGRTADTTGLSYVDIDFDRTVRDAVGYLVGLGHRRIVYVNHSADAVAAGYGPALRTRDAFTAAMADHGLTPLTTFAEDSAAGGRAALATALRLAPDLTAILAMNESAVFGLLGELTARGRTVPDDVSVVSMVTSPQVADLATPALTAMNSPGSALGRIAIETLLRHVDGGSDEVHQQLLPCTLEIRGSSGSPRTRSDTARDDGAGGDPPTPDTEVARRRAGTRRRA